One window of the Macadamia integrifolia cultivar HAES 741 unplaced genomic scaffold, SCU_Mint_v3 scaffold542, whole genome shotgun sequence genome contains the following:
- the LOC122069187 gene encoding protein argonaute 10-like: MPMRQIQSSEQHIVIKTQIQSTMNPVKKVPKTSQNGKGPPREEIPSDNTPNHHTSPPSRNRGRRRGRGGRKSYQGDIVMRSTSRRPSTYGHETIQGCPSGTLSPEIQDGSVENGGHICEIEKGFPSSSKTLRFAPRPSCGQVGTKCTVKANHFFVELAAENLNQYDVNITPEVVSRTVNRAIIAELVKLYKESDLGKRLPAYDGRKCLYTAGELPFTSKEFNIKLVEEDDGIGGPKREREYKVVIKFVARADLHHLSQFLAGRRADAPQEALQILDIVLRELSSKRYCPVGRSFFSPEIRTPQRLGEGVESWCGFYQSIRPTQMGLTLNIDMSSAAFIEPLPVIEFVAQLLGKGVFSRTLSDSDRVKIKKALRGLKVEVTHRGNVRRKYRVSGLTSQPTRELVFPVDEKSTMKSVVEYFQEMYGFTIQHTHLPCLQVGNQKKANYLPMEACKIVEGQRYTKRLNEKQITALLKVTCQRPRDRENDILQTVQHNTYDQDPYAKEFGIKISERLASVEARILPAPWLKYHDTGKEKDCLPQVGQWNMMNKKMINGSTVCRWACINFSRNVQDSVARGFCNELAQMCQVSGMEFNPEPVIPIYAAKPEQVEKALKHVYHASVNKLKAKDLELLLVILPDNNGSLYGDLKRICETELGLISQCCLTKYVFKISKQYLANVALKINVKMGGRNTVLLDAIRWRIPLVSDIPTIIFGADVTHPENGEDSSPSIAAVVASQDWPEVTKYVGLVCAQAHRQELIQDLYKTWHDPVRGTVGGGMIRDLLVSFRKATGQKPQRIIFYRDGVSEGQFYQVLLYELDAIRKACASLEPNYQPPVTFIVVQKRHHTRLFANNHKDRSSTDKSGNILPGTVVDSKICHPTEFDFYLCSHAGIQGTSRPAHYHVLWDENKFTADGIQSLTNNLCYTYARCTRSVSVVPPAYYAHLAAFRARFYMEPEMQETGSMATRAAGESGVRPLPALKENVKRVMFYC; the protein is encoded by the exons ATGCCCATGAGACAGATACAGAGCTCAGAACAACACATTGTGATCAAAACCCAAATACAGAGCACCATGAATCCAGTGAAGAAGGTTCCCAAAACTTCACAAAATGGGAAAGGCCCACCTCGAGAAGAAATCCCGAGTGACAACACTCCGAACCACCACACATCACCTCCTTCAAGGAACAGAGGTAGGAGGAGAGGAAGAGGTGGCCGAAAATCCTATCAGGGTGATATCGTTATGCGATCAACTTCCAGAAGACCCAGCACTTACGGTCATGAAACTATTCAAGGGTGCCCCAGCGGAACTCTGTCACCTGAGATTCAAGATGGGTCTGTGGAGAACGGAGGTCATATCTGTGAGATAGAGAAGGGTTTTCCATCTTCAAGCAAAACTCTAAGATTTGCCCCCAGACCTAGTTGTGGACAAGTAGGGACAAAGTGTACAGTAAAAGCCAACCATTTTTTCGTAGAGTTAGCAGCAGAGAACTTGAACCAATATGAT GTCAACATTACTCCTGAAGTTGTATCGAGAACTGTGAACAGGGCCATCATAGCAGAGCTTGTGAAACTGTACAAGGAGTCTGACCTGGGAAAGAGATTGCCTGCTTATGATGGAAGAAAGTGCTTATACACAGCTGGGGAGCTTCCCTTCACTTCCAAGGAGTTCAACATTAAACTggtggaagaagatgatggaatCGGTGGTCCCAA aagagaaagagaatataAGGTGGTGATCAAGTTTGTTGCTCGAGCAGACTTGCATCACTTGAGCCAGTTTCTCGCCGGTCGACGAGCAGATGCTCCACAGGAAGCTCTTCAAATTCTTGACATTGTATTGAGAGAACTCTCTTCCAAAAG GTACTGCCCTGTTGGGAGATCTTTCTTTTCCCCTGAAATAAGAACACCACAGCGACTCGGAGAGGGTGTGGAGTCATGGTGTGGATTCTATCAGAGTATAAGGCCTACCCAGATGGGCCTAACACTGAATATTG ATATGTCATCTGCAGCATTTATTGAGCCTCTCCCTGTAATTGAGTTTGTTGCTCAGCTTCTTGGCAAGGGTGTATTTTCCAGGACATTATCAGATTCTGATCGTGTAAAG ATTAAAAAGGCTCTTAGAGGACTGAAAGTGGAAGTCACACATAGAGGGAATGTGCGGAGGAAATATCGGGTTTCAGGATTAACGTCACAACCTACTAGAGAACTTGT GTTTCCTGTTGATGAAAAATCAACAATGAAGTCAGTTGTTGAATATTTTCAGGAGATGTACGGCTTCACAATTCAGCATACACATCTTCCTTGCCTTCAAGTTGGGAACCAGAAGAAGGCAAACTATTTGCCTATGGAG GCCTGCAAAATTGTTGAGGGCCAACGGTATACCAAAAGGTTGAACGAGAAACAAATCACAGCTCTTTTGAAAGTGACTTGCCAAAGACCCAGAGATCGGGAAAATGACATTTTGCAG ACAGTTCAACATAATACTTATGATCAAGACCCATATGCAAAGGAGTTTGGGATCAAAATAAGTGAAAGGCTAGCTTCCGTTGAGGCTCGGATTCTTCCTGCTCCATGG CTTAAATATCATGATACTGGGAAGGAAAAAGATTGTTTGCCCCAAGTTGGTCAGTGGAATATGATGAACAAG aaaatgatcAATGGGAGTACTGTCTGCCGGTGGGCATGTATCAACTTCTCAAGGAATGTTCAAGATAGTGTAGCTAGGGGGTTTTGCAATGAGCTGGCTCAAATGTGTCAAGTATCTGGCATG GAGTTCAACCCAGAGCCTGTTATTCCTATCTACGCAGCAAAGCCTGAACAAGTAGAGAAAGCTTTGAAGCATGTTTACCATGCATCCGTAAACAAACTCAAAGCAAAAGATTTAGAGCTACTCCTGGTGATTTTGCCTGACAACAATGGTTCTCTATATG gtGATCTCAAGCGGATATGTGAAACGGAGCTTGGTTTAATATCACAATGCTGTCTAACAAAGTATGTCTTTAAGATTAGTAAACAGTACCTGGCTAATGTGGCCCTGAAAATTAATGTCAAG ATGGGAGGAAGAAACACTGTTCTTTTGGATGCCATCAGGTGGAGAATACCATTGGTCAGTGACATACCAACCATAATATTTGGAGCAGATGTCACCCATCCTGAGAATGGAGAAGACTCCAGCCCTTCGATCGCTGCT GTAGTAGCTTCTCAGGACTGGCCTGAAGTCACAAAATATGTGGGATTGGTTTGTGCTCAAGCTCACAGACAGGAACTCATACAAGACTTGTACAAGACTTGGCATGACCCTGTTCGTGGTACTGTTGGTGGTGGAATGATCCG TGATTTATTGGTTTCCTTTCGGAAGGCTACTGGACAAAAACCGCAAAGGATTATATTCTACAG GGATGGTGTGAGTGAAGGGCAATTTTATCAAGTTCTACTATATGAGTTAGATGCAATCCGGAAG GCTTGTGCCTCTCTGGAACCAAACTACCAACCACCAGTGACTTTCATTGTGGTTCAAAAACGACATCACACGAGACTATTTGCTAATAACCACAAGGACCGGAGCAGCACGGACAAGAGTGGGAACATTCTACCTG GCACAGTAGTTGATTCTAAGATCTGTCATCCAACGGAGTTTGATTTTTATCTCTGTAGCCATGCTGGTATTCAG GGAACAAGCCGACCAGCTCATTACCATGTTCTATGGGATGAAAACAAATTTACAGCAGATGGAATTCAGTCTTTGACGAATAATCTTTGTTACACATATGCAAGGTGCACACGTTCTGTTTCTGTTG TTCCTCCAGCATATTATGCACATTTAGCAGCATTTCGAGCTCGATTCTACATGGAACCTGAGATGCAGGAGACTGGTTCAATGGCTACTCGGGCAGCCGGCGAGTCAGGAGTTAGGCCATTGCCGGCACTCAAGGAGAATGTGAAGAGAGTTATGTTTTACTGTTAA